The Mesotoga infera genome contains a region encoding:
- a CDS encoding sugar ABC transporter ATP-binding protein — MAEEKIVIDLEGINKSFPAVKALDDVSLSVKSGEVRGLVGENGAGKSTLIKIITGAYTKDSGKMIFEGSEITRNSPLISKALGIYAVYQDVMVTPDLSVAENFFLGQQPKIGPFINWRKMYKESKDFLDEIGLDINVHRNIKELSIAESEMITIAKALWQRPKLVIFDEPTAVLTRNETQILFRIIKELKKKGAAIIYISHNLDEVFDICDTVTVLKDGATVGTYLTEELENVDKLIPLMVGRSIEEMYHKKDTEPKKELLRVENLSGDRFENVSFNVKAGEVVGLFGLVGAGRTEIARALFGVDNLKDGRIFVEGSRVSIKNPKDALVNGIGYLPEDRRKQGIFLQQDIDFNINIINFDKAMAGPLINYRKAHIQARDYVDKLSIKIGSIFQKVSELSGGNQQKVIIARWLCKNTDVLIFDEPTVGIDVGTKSEIYKLFGEILASGKGIVLISSYLPELMGMSDRIYVISNGKMAAEVQKKDFSEEHLLTLAMKNLVSKEKIKEAV, encoded by the coding sequence ATGGCTGAGGAAAAGATTGTAATTGATCTTGAAGGGATAAACAAGAGCTTCCCTGCTGTAAAAGCTCTTGACGATGTCTCCCTCTCCGTCAAGAGTGGTGAAGTAAGAGGTCTTGTAGGAGAGAACGGAGCCGGAAAATCGACACTCATAAAGATAATAACGGGTGCTTATACAAAGGACTCAGGGAAAATGATCTTTGAGGGAAGTGAAATTACCAGAAATTCGCCATTGATATCTAAAGCGCTGGGAATCTATGCTGTTTATCAGGATGTCATGGTCACTCCCGATCTTTCAGTAGCAGAAAACTTCTTTCTGGGGCAGCAACCCAAGATTGGTCCATTTATCAACTGGAGAAAGATGTACAAAGAATCCAAAGATTTTCTGGATGAAATTGGATTGGATATAAACGTTCATAGAAACATCAAAGAGCTCAGCATAGCCGAGAGTGAGATGATTACAATTGCTAAGGCTCTCTGGCAAAGACCGAAACTGGTCATTTTTGATGAGCCAACTGCTGTTCTAACTAGAAATGAAACTCAGATACTATTCAGGATAATCAAGGAGCTCAAGAAGAAAGGAGCGGCCATCATTTATATCTCCCATAACTTAGATGAGGTCTTTGACATCTGCGATACGGTGACTGTTCTAAAAGATGGAGCTACGGTTGGCACTTATTTGACAGAGGAATTGGAAAACGTTGATAAGCTAATCCCTCTAATGGTCGGAAGATCTATAGAGGAAATGTACCACAAGAAAGATACAGAGCCAAAAAAAGAGCTTCTAAGAGTAGAGAACCTATCGGGCGATAGATTCGAGAATGTCTCTTTCAACGTTAAAGCGGGCGAAGTGGTCGGGCTTTTCGGGCTTGTCGGTGCTGGAAGAACGGAAATAGCGAGAGCTCTCTTTGGGGTTGATAATCTTAAGGATGGAAGGATATTTGTTGAAGGTTCCAGAGTTTCAATAAAGAACCCCAAAGATGCGTTAGTGAACGGAATCGGTTATCTGCCTGAAGACAGAAGAAAACAGGGAATATTCTTGCAGCAGGATATCGATTTCAACATAAACATAATCAACTTCGACAAGGCAATGGCTGGGCCACTGATAAACTATCGGAAGGCACATATACAGGCTAGAGATTATGTCGACAAACTCTCAATAAAGATCGGGAGTATCTTCCAAAAAGTCTCCGAGCTCAGCGGTGGAAATCAGCAGAAGGTAATTATAGCAAGATGGCTCTGCAAGAACACTGATGTACTGATATTCGATGAACCGACCGTCGGAATCGACGTTGGAACTAAGTCTGAAATATACAAGTTGTTCGGAGAGATTCTAGCATCTGGAAAGGGAATTGTTCTAATCTCTTCCTACCTTCCAGAA